In Musa acuminata AAA Group cultivar baxijiao chromosome BXJ2-3, Cavendish_Baxijiao_AAA, whole genome shotgun sequence, the following proteins share a genomic window:
- the LOC103977630 gene encoding coniferyl alcohol acyltransferase, translated as MFSNLRMRVASRSLVKASHPSVVTNHVLPVSNLDLFPNDFQVTLCSIYPRHTTGDFASVADALRTCLPAFLDHYHPFTGRIVTNPETGLPEVHCNNEGAELVVAYSDVPLAHVDFHDTDGSLNQIVLPFAHDVPLSVQAVEFACGGFSISWGTNHLLVDGYSICMLATHLCELVRTGKLSVSPNHDRSLFLPRVPRTYSPALARSFVPYTSDNLFNVLNCEGNVRRLYYIEAGNIDRLRESSSKAGRRATRMEAVSAYIWKLFAGIVEDAGDTCCRMAWLVEGRSRLKEISDMQNYIGNTATFATKEASTEELGSGSLSQIARVVSASIREVAKKEHFQEMVDWMEEHKREGRWVERVSVGLGSPAVVLTSFHNFGVDLDFGLGRPVLVMPVVPKGRLCSAFLQVVGSPKGDGSWNVSALMWPKLAKALELDGLFKPITSRYLGLVTPTAPRPVSKL; from the coding sequence ATGTTCTCCAATCTCCGAATGAGAGTCGCCAGCAGAAGCCTCGTCAAAGCTTCCCATCCTTCCGTCGTAACTAATCATGTCCTCCCAGTTTCCAATCTCGATCTTTTTCCCAACGACTTCCAAGTCACATTATGTTCCATCTATCCAAGACATACGACGGGGGACTTCGCTTCCGTTGCTGACGCTCTCCGCACATGCCTCCCTGCGTTCCTCGATCACTACCACCCGTTCACTGGCCGGATCGTGACGAACCCGGAGACGGGCTTGCCTGAGGTCCACTGCAATAACGAAGGAGCGGAGCTTGTCGTGGCATATTCCGACGTCCCATTGGCTCACGTCGACTTCCACGACACCGACGGCTCGCTGAACCAAATAGTGCTCCCCTTTGCTCACGATGTCCCTCTGTCCGTGCAGGCTGTGGAATTTGCCTGCGGTGGCTTCTCCATCTCGTGGGGCACCAACCACCTCCTCGTCGATGGCTACAGCATTTGCATGCTCGCCACGCATTTGTGTGAGCTCGTCCGGACCGGCAAGCTCTCTGTTTCCCCCAACCATGACCGCTCCTTGTTCCTTCCCCGTGTGCCACGTACCTACAGCCCTGCGTTGGCCCGCTCGTTCGTGCCATACACCTCGGACAACCTGTTCAACGTGCTCAACTGCGAGGGCAACGTCAGGCGCTTGTACTACATCGAAGCGGGCAACATCGACCGCCTGCGCGAGTCATCAAGCAAGGCGGGCCGCAGGGCAACCCGCATGGAGGCGGTGTCCGCGTACATATGGAAACTATTCGCCGGAATTGTGGAAGACGCGGGCGACACCTGCTGCCGCATGGCATGGCTCGTCGAGGGGCGAAGCAGGCTCAAGGAGATAAGTGACATGCAAAACTACATCGGGAACACAGCGACTTTCGCCACGAAGGAGGCGAGCACCGAGGAGTTGGGGAGCGGCAGTCTTTCGCAAATCGCTCGGGTGGTGTCGGCGTCGATACGTGAGGTGGCGAAGAAGGAGCATTTCCAAGAAATGGTGGATTGGATGGAAGAGCACAAGAGGGAAGGGAGATGGGTGGAGAGGGTAAGTGTCGGGCTTGGGAGCCCTGCGGTGGTGTTGACTTCGTTCCACAACTTTGGGGTGGACTTGGACTTCGGGTTGGGGCGACCGGTGCTGGTGATGCCCGTCGTACCGAAGGGAAGGCTCTGTAGCGCTTTTCTTCAGGTTGTAGGGAGTCCCAAGGGCGACGGCTCATGGAACGTGAGCGCGCTCATGTGGCCGAAGCTGGCTAAAGCGCTCGAGTTGGATGGTCTCTTCAAGCCCATCACTTCTCGGTATCTTGGTTTGGTCACACCCACGGCTCCTCGTCCTGTCAGCAAACTCTAA
- the LOC135606431 gene encoding glucan endo-1,3-beta-glucosidase-like, protein MAIPRIIWSVYSTALLVSVLTAVPASVSAIGVCYGRLGNNLPQPGEVVNLYKANKIGSMRIYDPNQEVLQALRGSNIQLVVGVPNENLQSLASDPSAATNWVQKNVVAFRPSVSFRYIAVGNEVIPGGLAQYVLPAMQNVQKALSSAGLQNQIKVSTSVATIVLGTSYPPSAGAFSSAAQTHMNPIVQFLARNGAPLLVNVYPYFSYKDNRNQISASYALFTSTEVVVKDGQFGYRNLFDAMVDAVYAAMEKVGGSNVAIVVSESGWPSAGDFAATIDNAKTYNQNLIRHVGRGTPRRSGAPIETYIFAMFNENQKNPELEKHFGLFNPNKQPVYPISFA, encoded by the exons ATGGCTATTCCAAGAATTATTTGGTCTGTATATTCCACTGCATTACTGGTTTCAGTCCTCACGGCAGTGCCTGCAA GTGTAAGTGCCATCGGTGTCTGCTACGGGAGGCTCGGAAACAACCTACCTCAGCCCGGCGAGGTGGTGAACCTTTACAAAGCCAACAAGATCGGAAGCATGAGGATTTATGATCCCAACCAAGAAGTCCTTCAAGCCCTACGAGGATCCAACATCCAACTGGTGGTAGGTGTTCCCAATGAGAACCTTCAATCGTTGGCGTCCGACCCTTCGGCAGCAACCAACTGGGTGCAGAAGAACGTTGTGGCGTTCAGGCCCAGCGTCTCCTTCCGTTACATAGCAGTCGGCAACGAGGTCATCCCCGGCGGCTTGGCACAGTACGTCCTCCCGGCCATGCAGAACGTCCAAAAGGCTCTGTCTTCCGCTGGCCTGCAGAACCAGATCAAAGTGTCGACCTCGGTTGCCACGATTGTTCTCGGGACTTCTTACCCTCCCTCTGCTGGTGCTTTCTCTTCTGCAGCGCAAACGCACATGAACCCCATAGTGCAGTTCCTAGCGAGAAACGGAGCGCCGCTGCTGGTCAACGTGTACCCTTACTTCTCCTACAAAGACAACCGGAACCAGATCTCTGCGTCTTATGCCTTGTTCACTTCCACGGAAGTCGTAGTGAAAGACGGGCAGTTTGGTTACCGGAACCTGTTCGATGCAATGGTGGATGCAGTCTACGCGGCGATGGAGAAGGTGGGCGGATCGAATGTGGCGATTGTGGTGTCCGAGAGCGGCTGGCCGTCGGCCGGCGACTTTGCAGCAACGATCGACAATGCCAAAACATACAACCAAAACCTGATAAGGCATGTCGGTCGAGGAACTCCAAGAAGGTCGGGAGCGCCGATAGAGACTTACATCTTTGCTATGTTCAACGAGAACCAAAAGAATCCAGAGCTGGAAAAGCACTTCGGTCTCTTTAATCCAAACAAGCAACCAGTTTACCCTATTAGCTTTGCTTAA
- the LOC135607087 gene encoding pyrophosphate--fructose 6-phosphate 1-phosphotransferase subunit beta-like: protein MATANSVLANDGAKGPAPPRLASVYSEVQTSRLNHPLPLPSVLKGPFKLVDGPPSSAAGNPDEIAKLFPNLFGQPSANLVPTGSDPSDLAGGLRIGVVLSGGQAPGGHNVISGIFDYLQERTNGSILYGFKGGPAGIMKCKYVELTPDFIYPYRNQGGFDMICSGRDKIETPEQFKQAEETAMKLDLDGLVVIGGDDSNTNACLLAEYFRQKNMKTWVIGCPKTIDGDLKCKEVPASFGFDTACKIYSEMIGNVMTDARSTGKYYHFVRLMGRAASHITLECALQTHPNIAFIGEEVAAKKQTLKNVTDYITDVICKRAELGYNYGVILIPEGLIDFIPEVQQLIAELNEILAHDVVDEDGLWKKKLQHQSQHLFEFLPQAIKEQLLLERDPHGNVQVSKIETEKMLISMAETELEKRKLEGKYAGHFKGQSHFFGYEGRCGLPTNFDATYCYALGYAAGALLCSGKTGLISSVGNLSAPVNEWTVGGTALTSLMDVERRHGKFKPVIKKAMVELEGAPFQKFASMRDVWALKNRYISPGPIQFIGPGSNDVNHTLLLELGAQA, encoded by the exons ATGGCGACTGCGAACTCCGTCCTCGCCAACGATGGCGCCAAGGGCCCGGCCCCCCCACGCCTCGCCTCCGTCTACAGTGAGGTGCAGACCAGCCGTCTCAACCACCCCCTCCCTCTCCCCTCTGTCCTCAAGGGCCCCTTCAAGCTGGTGGATGGCCCCCCGAGCTCCGCCGCCGGAAACCCAG ATGAGATCGCGAAGCTGTTTCCTAATCTGTTCGGCCAGCCATCGGCAAACCTGGTGCCGACTGGCTCAGATCCATCAGATTTGGCCGGAGGTCTGAGGATTGGGGTCGTGTTGTCTGGTGGTCAGGCTCCAGGTGGACACAATGTCATCTCTGGGATATTTG ATTATTTGCAGGAGCGGACAAACGGAAGCATCCTGTATGGTTTCAAGGGAGGTCCTGCTGGGATTATGAAGTGCAAGTATGTTGAGCTGACTCCAGATTTCATCTATCCCTACAGAAACCAG GGTGGATTTGATATGATCTGCAGCGGAAGGGACAAAATTGAAACCCCAGAACAG TTTAAGCAAGCTGAGGAGACAGCCATGAAACTTGATTTGGATGGACTTGTTGTTATTGGTGGTGATGACTCCAACACGAATGCATGCCTCCTTGCTGAATATTTTAG GCAAAAGAATATGAaaacttgggttattggatgcccaAAAACAATCGATGGAGATTTGAAATGCAAGGAGGTTCCAGCAAGTTTTGGATTTGATACAGCCTGCAAG atatattctgaaatgataGGAAATGTCATGACAGATGCAAGGTCAACTGGAAAATATTATCACT TTGTAAGGTTAATGGGGCGTGCTGCTTCTCACATTACGCTGGAATGTGCTCTACAAACACACCCAAATATTGCTTTCATTGGTGAAGAG GTTGCTGCCAAGAAGCAAACGCTAAAAAATGTCACAGACTACATCACCGATGTAATCTGCAAGCGTGCAGAACTTGGCTACAATTATGGTGTCATACTTATTCCAGAAGGATTAATTGACTTTATTCCTGAG GTTCAACAACTTATTGCAGAACTAAATGAAATTCTAGCTCATGATGTAGTTGATGAAGATGGGTTGTGGAAAAAGAAACTCCAACATCAGtctcagcatctttttgaattccTTCCTCAGGCAATCAAAGAGCAATTGTTGCTAGAAAGAGATCCACATGGAAATGTACAG GTTTCAAAAATTGAAACTGAGAAAATGCTCATCTCCATGGCTGAAACTGAGTTGGAGAAGAGGAAGTTAGAGGGTAAATATGCTGGACACTTTAAAGGACAATCCCACTTTTTTGG ATATGAGGGTAGATGTGGCTTGCCTACTAATTTTGATGCCACCTATTGCTATGCATTGGGTTATGCTGCAGGAGCTCTCTTGTGTTCTGGAAAGACTGGCCTCATATCCTCA GTTGGTAACTTGAGTGCTCCTGTTAATGAATGGACTGTTGGAGGGACTGCATTGACTTCATTGATGGATGTTGAGAGGAGACATG GTAAGTTCAAGCCAGTGATCAAGAAGGCAATGGTGGAGCTTGAAG GTGCACCATTTCAAAAGTTTGCATCCATGAGAGATGTATGGGCTCTCAAGAACAGATACATCAGCCCTG GCCCCATTCAGTTTATTGGTCCAGGATCTAATGACGTCAATCACACCTTGCTTCTGGAACTTGGAGCACAGGCTTAG